GCCACCCGCTCATAGTCTCCGGAGGGCTGGGCCAGACCGTAGATCTCACCGCCGCAGGAGCCGGCTACTTGGTAGTAGCCCTCGACATTCTTCCGGCTCGATGCGCCGTCAGTATGAGTCACCAGCTGCTCGGTATAGCCGACTCCTGTGGTTCCTTCATTGAACAGGCCGATGAAGCCGTCGTCGCCCGTCGGGAACAGCGCGTGCTGTGACGGGGACTTGGGGCTGTCGGTGGTACGCAGTCCCTCATCGGTGAGCTGATAGTCCTGTTCAGTGTCGGAGAAGAACAGGCCGTCCTCCGACCATCCGATCGCCGCGGTATCCATGCCGGAGGTTTCGACGACGTTAGTCTCTCCCGCCTCGCCTACCAGGACGAGGTGTCCCGCGGACGAATCCCCGACGTCCTGTGCCGGAGGGCTGATGTAGGCGGCAGCCCGAACGCCGTCCAAGGTCACATCCTGCGGCTCTTCGACATCCGCCGAAGGACCCAAGCATGCCGACGTGGTCAGCAGGACCATGGCGAGCCCAACCGTTGCGCGTGCAGAAGAGAACGAAGATCGAGTCATGAGGCTCCCGAGATATACGAAGCTGCGGTAGAGCATCATCCGCAATTTCGTGGATGATACCCCACCGCATGGAATGCCTGTTGCCCATTTCCGGGCGAGCTGTGCCAATCAGAGTGTCTGATAAGTGACGGTGAAGAAGCTATCCCGGATGTTTCCTAGGGATACACCGGGTTCACCATTGCTGTCGAGGTCGATACCGGAAGTCGACATATAGGCCGTCCAGGCAAAATGAAGGTTATGCAGGTGTGGTGATTAGTGGGGATAGACACAAGAAGCAACGGTCTTTCCGGTATCATGCTGTTCGACCAAAAACAAGCAGTACGCCAAGGAAAGACCGTTGCGTTACGAGGAAACCACAGGGTTGAGTGAGGACCAGCTATGCTGGTTGGCTGAGCGGATCAGTGGGTTGATTCTATGGGACCCGAGGAACACTGTCGGTGTTCATGGCTCTCGTGGTGACGTTGGAGTTCTGTCGGACGAATCTGACCCAGAAACAATTGGCGGCGTTCCGAAATACGAGCCAGTCGACGATTTCGCGGGTAGTGCGTCGGATTGAGCCCGTCCTGGCCGACACGTTGGACGAGGCACACGCCACTCTTGAGGAGTTCCACGGACGAGTCGCCCTCGTGGATGGTGTACTCATCCCCACTGGGAATCGTCGTGACCAGAAAAAACTGTATTCCGGAAAGCATCGACGCTACGGCGTTCGTCTGCAACTGAGCACCGGTCTTCGAGGGAAACTTCTCGCGTGTTCGGAGATATTTCCCGGGGGTTCCCATGACTTCACGGTGTTCCGGAGCTCATCACTGCACGAGACGCTCAATCATGCCAACACCATCGGGGATCTCGGTTGTCTGGGATAATGCTATCACTGAGGTGATCTCAATGGTATGAGTGGCTTGCCTTCGTTTGCTCTGAGGGGTCCAGCTGGGTGGCTACGTCGCGGGCGCGGTTGCTCGCCCGTAGGAACTGGCCGTGTGAGGGCGTCCGTAGCGGGACCGGGCTTCGCGGGAACAGGTTCCCAACCGGCCACGGTGCCAGGTCGAACCGGTGTGATCGGTGAGTTTCTTCGGCGGCCAGAGCCCTGGCCGACCTGCACGGGAAGACTGAGCAAAAGTGGGGGCCGATCTTGGTCGAGATCCCTGCTTTTCCTGTGCGCTGGGCTGGTGCGCCCTCGGCAGGATTCGAACCTGCGACACCCGCTTTAGGAGAGCGGTGCTCTATCCCCTGAGCTACGAGGGCCTGTTCGGTTGTCAGCCGGGTCGGTACGTGCCGATCCGCACCAAAGGATACCGGCCCGGTGGGTGTCCTCGACACCGGCCCCGGTAGTGGTTGTGCTCCGGGCGAACGGCACCCGCCGCTGATCTTTTCGGAACGGCGCACGCGTATGGTCGACTTGCCGCTACCGTGTGCGATAGGACGGCACTGGGGTGACCATGACGAACGAGTACCACGGCGACGCCCGCAGCGTGACGCAGGCCGGGCGGGTCGATCGTTTCGAGCAGCACCTGCACTTCCACGGAACCGACGCTCGCCCTCCCGAACGCCCGATGAGCATCCCGGCCGAGCCGACACTGCTCGTCGACCGGCGGGACGAGCACCGCACGCTGTACAGCGTCCTTGAACGCTCCTCCGCGGCGAACGACTCGTCCGACTCCGGATCAGGGGCTCTCCTGATCGCGCTGTGCGGTCTCAGCGGTATCGGCAAGAGTACGCTCGCGCGGAGTTTCGCCTGGCAGGTGCACGAGCGTTTCGAGGACGGCTTCTGCTACACCGACTGGCACGGCCACCCGGTATCCGGCTCCGCCGAGCTGGCGCGCTCGTGCCTGCGCAAGCTGGGTACGGCCGAACACGAGCTACCCGCCGCTGACCGGGACGCGTTGCAGCTGCTGCGTGACCGCACCCGTGGCCGCAGGATGGGGTTCGTCTTCGACGGACTGGTGCACCCGCGACAGCTGCTCGACCTGCGGCTCGCGGCCCCGGAGACCATGATCCTGTTCACCAGCCAACACGCTGCCTCGGAGTTCTCCTCCGACGGGGTGAGCTCGATCGACCTCGAACCACTTTCCCGAGACCACGCGATCGAACTGCTCGCGCGAATCACCGGCACGGATCCGGCCGCGACGGACCCGGACGTCGGGCGACTCGTCGAACTCTGCGGCTACACCCCGTTGGCGCTGGAGTTCGTGGGCAGAAAGATCAGGCGACTCAAACACTGGACACCGCGTCGCGCGGCCGACTGGCTCGCCGGTTCCGCCCACCGGGGCGATATGCTGCGTGACAATCCCGAAGTGCGGGACACCCTGGAACTCGCGGTCACCGACCTTCCGGCCGAGCAGGCCGAGCTCTATCGGCTGCTCGGCGCGATTCCCTGCCGCACTTTCGACACCGCCACGGTCGCCGAGCTGCTCGACGCCGACCCCGCCGACGCGGAGGACCTGCTCTACGAACTGCACGCGGCCAATCTGGTGCTCGAGTCAGAGCCGGGGCGCTTCCACCTGCACGATCTGGTAAGGATCCACGCGATCGAACACGCCGAAAAGCTCGGACCGGGGGACTCCGAGCGGGCGCACCACCGCCTGGTCACGCGGTACCGCCGGATGGGCGCCCACGCCGATCGGGCGGTGATGGAACCGAGCAGGTTGCGGGTGGCGGGTGACGAGCACCTGGTGACATCCGAGGAGAACCCCTTCACCAAACCGACCGCGCTGCGCTGGCTGGAGACCGAGTTCGCCAACATCGTCGCGCTGGTCCACCACGCGAGCGGACGCGGCGACCACGAAACCGTGCTCGCGCTCTGTGACGGAGCACTGTGGACACTGCACAACCATCACAAGCACTACGAAGGGACGCTGCGAGCCTTCGAGCTGGCGATCGGGGCGGCCGATGGACGGGACGATCCGTTGGCGGGGGCGAGGATGCGGATCCTGCGCACCAGGCTGCTCATGGAGTGCCGGCGGTTCACCGAGGCGCACGAGCAGGCCCTCGAAGCGCGGGAGAAAGCCGTGAGCACCGGGCATCGCCAAGTGCTCGCCTCGGCCTACGAGTTCCACGGTCGGGTTTACCTGGAGCAGGAGCGCTACGAGCCCGCCCTCGAACTGTTCCGCTCCGCGTGGGAGATCAGCGAGCGACTGGGGAAGCCACGGGGAATGGCCCTGGTGGAGCACTTCGCGGCGCGGGCGCACAGTGGACTCGGAGACCAGCGGAAGGCCCTGGAGTACCTGGAGAGCGCGGCGGCACGGCTGGCGGACTTCCCGAACGACCGGCGCACCTCCGCCAAGGTGAAGCTGACCACCGGAGTCGTCCTGCGGCGCATGGGACGGTACCGGCAGGCCGTCGAGCAACTGGAGCGAGCCGTTGTCGAACTGAGCTCTCACCGCTCCGACGAGGACGACGAGAAGCTGCTGTTCGAGCTGGCCGCGCCGTTCGAGGAGATGGCCGCTTCGCTGCGCGAGATCGGTGAGCGGGACCGGGCCGAGAAGTGCCTGCGGGAGGCCGTCGCGATCTACGAACGCGCGGGCAGTCCGAGGGCCGAGAGACTGCGTGCCGGAACGGGGTGATCGGAGGTTCCGTTCTTCTCCGGTGGCGTGTTCCCCGGGCGTGCGGCCACGAGACGAACGGAGCACGCAGCCGCACGTCCGGCCGACTCACTCGGGGACGAACGGATCCACCGGTGGAGCGGTGGCTCGCCACGACGGTTCGGGGAGATCCAGCAGTTCGTAGACGACCCGTCGCAGCTCGCCCGCCGCACGGTCGTGGTTGGCGAAGGTATCGGCTGCCAGTTTCTCGTGTCCGGGAACCGGGGTCGCCGCCGTGATCTGCTCCTTCAGCTCCGCCGTGCCCGTCAGATGGCGGGCCCGTTTCCCGAGTTCGTACCTCGGGGTGTTCGCGATGATCTCCCGAGCTCCGAAACTGCCCAGCAGCAGCCGCTTGCCCAGGGCCGCCGCGTAGAGCCCCAGGGAACCGTGATCGGCGACCACGGTGTCCGCCGCGACCAGGGTGGCCTTCCAGCCCCGCTCCGGCGGTACCAGCACCAGTCCGGCGTCCCTGGCTCGCCGGGTCCACTGTTCGATCTGCCAGGGACCGTGCAGGTCCCAGACGTTCGGGTGCAGCACCAGCGCGATCGTGTGGGTCTCGGCGGGTAGTGCTCCCACCAGTTCCGCCGCAAGCTCGGGGCGGCGGGCGAACAGTGCTCGTTCGCCCCAGGTGGAGGTGAGCACGACGAGCTCACGATCGCCGATGCCCAGCGCGTTCCGGTAACGCTCCCGAGCCGGGAGGCTGGCCCGGAGTCGGTCGAAGCAGGGATCGCCGACCACGCCGGCCCGTTCCCGCAACCGCGGGTTGTGCCGGCCGAGCAGGGACAGCTGGTCCTGGTGCGTCAGGCAGACCGCGGCGGGAACCGGCTCGCCGTCCCGCAGCAGTTGATCGCGGGACAGTCCGGCCACCTCCGAGGTGAATCCGGTCGCGGCGGGGCGGTGCTTGTGGTGGCCCGCCCCGTGCGAGAGCGTGAGCACCGGAATGTCGAGTTCGTGCAGCGCACCGTTGCCGCTGGGGGAGATCGCCAGATCGAACTCCGCGGCGCTCGCCCGCTGCCACGGGACCACGCGCATCCCGGCCCGCCGGAAGTGGTCGGACAGGTCCGTGTCGAACGCCGACCCCTCGGCACGGGTGAACCGGGTCTCCACCCGGAAGTCGTCCGCGAGGACGGGCAGCACGTCACCGAGCCGGTCCAACGCCGTCAGGTTGCGTACGACCCCCAGCACCCGGCGCCGTACCGGAACGGTGCCCCACGGCTCCCGGCTCCCGGCTCCCGGCTCCCGGCTCCCGGCTCCCGGCTCCCGGCTCCCGGCTCCCGGCTCCCGGCTCCCGGCTCCCGGCTCCCGGCTCCCGGCTCCCGGCTCCCGGCTCCATGCCCGGATTGTATCCGACGGCAGCCGGAACGAACCGTTCTCGCCGGAGCGTTCCGGGCCGTCGGTCACGCTCATGAGCTCCGATCCTACCGTCGCGCGACATTCACGGGCGGCGTTCGAACCACGGCTCACTCGGCGGGCAGGGGCTCGCGGCATTCCGGACCGTCGACCTCCACGCGGTTGCGCCCGCCGTGCTTGGCTCGGTAGAGCGCGACGTCGGCAGCCGTGAACAGTTCGTCCAGTCTGGCCGGACCGGCCGCCGCGCCGATGCTCACCGTGGGAGGTTGTTCGACCTCGCCGAGAACCTGCCGCCAGTCGTGTCCGTCCACCGCCGCCCGGATGCGTTCGGCCACGACCGGTCCCGCCGTGCGCGAGTCCCCGGAGTAGGCGGCCAGCACCACCACGAACTCGTCACCCGCCCAGCGGCAGATCAGGTCCTCGGCGCGGCATTCGGCCCGCAGCAGCGACGCCACCTCCCGCAGCGCGGCGTCGCCCATCGAGTGCCCCGCTCCGTCGTTGACGTCCTTGAACCAGTCCACGTCCAGCAGCAGCAACCACGGAATGCCTCCCTGGGAGGCGCTGCGCTCCAGCAGTGCCGGTGCGTAGCGTTCCAGTCCCAACCGGTTGGCCAGTCCGGTGAGCGGGTCGCGCAGCGCCGCTGCCTCGGCCGCATTGGCCTTGCGCTGGGCGTGCACCGCGATGCGGCGTTGTTCGAGTGCCTGACCGAGCCCCTCCTGCAGCACCTGGATGGTTTCGTTGGCCGCACGCACCGCTCGTCGCAGGGCTGTGGCCTCGCCCACGTGGTCGCCGAGGCGTTGGCACATTGACGACAGGTCGGTGGAGATGCGGTTGATCAGCATGGTCTCCCTGATCGTCTCCGCTTGGTACAGGGCACGACTCGCCAAGGTTCTCGCCTGATCCAGCAGGTTCTGCCGCCTGCGCACCTCTGCGAGCGTCCAGTTGGCGATGGACTGCGCGTACATGTCCGAGGCTTCCTCGGCTTCCGCCAGTGCCGAGGTGGCGCGTCGCTGCGCGTCGTCGATCTCCTCCAGCGCCACCAGTACCCGACCGCTGCTGGCCAGCGCACGGCGATGCACCGCCCCCTGTGTTCCCAGCCGGAACACCTCGTCGAACCGCACCAGTGAGTCGGACAGGTAACGTTCCACTGACACACCGGAGACGACCACTCGTGAGGCCAGTGTGGCCCCCTCCCGCAGCAGGCAGTGCGCGAGCGTGGCCGGGTCGCCCACCTCCCGTGCGATCCGCACCGCCCTGCTGAGCAGTTCGAGCGCGGGGGCGCTGTGCCCTTCGAGCAGGTAGCCGAGCATGCTCAGCGCGTGGGCGGTCTCCGCGTCGCGGTGCTTCTCCGCGTCGAGCTCGGTCCAGGCGTCCGCGGCGAGTTCGAGGGCCAGCGAGATCCGGCCCAACCGCCAGGCGAGGATCGCCCGGTTCACGAGTACGATGGGGCGGTTCCACTCACTGCCGACCAGGTTCGGCGCGCTGGCCACCGAATCGTCGAAGGCCGCCTCGCACTGCTCGATCAGGCCGGAGTCGAGCAACAGCCGTACTTGACGGTCTTGCTCGGGTATCCGGCCCGCCAGCAGCGGATCGTCCTGTTCCACGGCGTCCTCGCACTCGCAGATCGCGGCGCTGCGGGTTCTCCCCGAGCCCGCGAGGGTCGGGCACCCGGAGTCTCCGCTTCGACTACCTGCTCTTCGAGCAACAGGCTACCGGGTGAAATCGTGCCGATACTTGCCGTCGTGTACAACATCCTCCAACCGCAGCCTGCTGCGCCAGCCGTGGCGTTCCAGGTCAGGGGTTTCGGCGAGCTCACGAACCGGCCCGACGCACAACCAAGCGACCGGCCGGACGCCCGACGGGATGTCCAGCAGTCTGCGCAGGAATTCCTCCCGGTAGAAGCTTACCCAGCCCACGCCGAGTCCTTCGGCCGTGGCCGCCAGCCACAGGTTCTGGATCGCCAGGCACACCGAGTACAGCCCGGCGTCGGCGATGGCGTGTCTGCCGAGCACGTCCGGTGAACCGCGTTCCGGGTCGTAGGTGACCGCTATACCGAGCGAGGACTCCACGATGCCCTCGACCTTGATCTTGGAGAAGGTCTGGGCGCGTTCCCCGCTGAGCTCGGACGCGAACACGCTTCGTTCCGCCAGCACGTGCTCGCGGAAGGCGCGTCGAGTGGCCTCGTCGCGTACGAGTACGAAGTCCCACGGCTGGGAGAGTCCCACACTCGGGGCGCTGTGCGCGGCACCCAGCACGCGGTACAGCACGTCGGGGTCGAGCGTCTCGCCGGTGAACTCGGAGCGTACGTCGCGCCGACGGTTGATCACGTCGTAGAGGTCGGATACCGGCTGTCGGGATTCGGAGCGGCCGGATCGGTCTGCCGTTGTCATCCCGGCTATCCTGCCGTGCTCGCGAGTGTGATTCCCAGTGCCCCGCGACTGGAATGACTCCGCACACCATCGCCGCTCGCCGTGTCGGTCCGGCGTGCGGTGCCGTGGCCACCGTCGGCGGCACTCCGTTGTGACGCCCGTCATAAAATCCCGACTCGCCGGTGGCGACACCCCCACTTCTCAGTTCTCTCTCAGGGCTTCGGGTAAGACTGGGGGACATGCGCATACTCGTCGTCGATGACGACCGTGCCGTTCGGGAGTCGTTGCGAAGATCTCTCGAATTCAACGGTTACCAGGTGGAACTGGCCTCGGACGGTCAGCAGGCCCTGGACTCGCTCACCGCCGCGCGACCGGACGCGATGGTCCTCGACGTCATGATGCCCAAGGTGGACGGTCTGGAGGTGGCACGCAGACTGCGGGGGACCGGTGACGACCTGCCGATCCTGGTGCTCACCGCGCGCGAGGCTGTTTCGGATCGTGTGGCGGGTCTGGACGCGGGTGCGGACGACTACCTGCCCAAACCCTTCGCGCTGGAGGAACTGCTCGCCCGACTGCGAGCGCTGTTGCGCAGGGCGAGTCCACCGGATCCCGAGGAGGGCATCCCGGAGTCGCTGCGGTTCGCCGACCTGGAGCTGGATCCCGGCACCCGCGAGGTGCGGCGGGGGAGCCGTGCCATCAGCCTGACGCGTACCGAGTTCGCGCTGCTCGAACTGCTCATGGCGCACCCCAAGCAGGTGCTCACTCGCAGCAGGCTGCTGGAGGACGTCTGGGGCTACGATTTCCCGACGACGGGCAACGCCCTGGAGGTCTACGTCGGGTATCTACGCCGTAAGACGGAGGCATCGGGCGAACCGAGGTTGATTCACACCGTCCGCGGTGTCGGCTACGTGCTTCGGGAGAGTCCACCGTGACCACACCGGCCCCGCCACCTTCGGAACTGGCCGGGTCGTCCCCCTCCGAGGGGCAGACCGGCAGATGGCAGCGGGCTTCGCTGCGCAACAGGGTGACCCTGCTGGCCGCCGCCTGCGTGGCGGGGGCCGTCGCGCTGGTCTCGGTCGGCGCTTTTCTGACGGTTCGGGACAGCCTCCACGAACAGGTGGACCAGAACCTGCGGGAACGCGCCAGCCAGGCGGTCTCCGGGCCGCAGGTGCTGGAACCCAACCTGCGTTCGGTTCCCGCCGCCTTCTACGCGGCGGCCAACTTGCGAATCTGTCTGGTCACCGCCGACGGCAAGGCGCTGACCGGACCCGGCAAGGTCCCGCCGTGGGGCCCCGAGGAGTTGGCGGTGGCGCGTGGTCTCACGGAGTCCTCGCTGCGCACCGACGACGCCACCAACAGCAGGGTGGTGGCGCTGCCCGCCGGGAACGACCGTGCCCTGGTCATGTCGCAGTCACTGGCCTCGACCAAGGCCACGTTGGCCCAGCTCAGCGTGGTGCTCGTCGTGATCGGCGGTGCGGGCATCCTGCTCGCCGCCGCCGCGGGGACCGCGGTGGCTCGCACGGCGCTGCGACCGGTGCAACGACTCACCGCGGCCACCGAACGTATCGCTCGGACGGGCGACCTGCGCCCGATTCCGGTGAGCGGCGACGACGAGCTGGCACGGTTGACCACCAGCTTCAACAAGATGCTCGGGGCGCTGGCCGAGTCCCAGGAACAGCAGCGAAGGCTGGTCGCCGATGCCGGGCACGAACTGCGCACCCCGCTGACCTCGTTGCGCACGAACCTCGAACTGCTCATCGCCTCCGACCGGCCGGGCAGTCCTCAGCTGTCCGGCGAGGACCGTGCCGAGATGCTCGGTGACGTGCAGGCGCAGATCACCGAGCTGTCCGCGCTGGTGGGGGATCTCGTTGAGCTGGCTCGGGAGGACGCGCCGAACGCGGTGCACGAGCCGCTCGAACTGGTAGACGTCGTGGAGCGGGCGCTGAGCCGGGCCAGGCGGCGTGCCTCCGAGGTGGAGTTCGATGTTCGGCTGGGGCAGTGGTCGATGCTCGGCGATGCCACCGCGTTGGAACGTGCGGTGCTGAACCTGCTGGACAACGCGGCCAAGTGGAGCCCCGCAGGAGGTATCGTGCGTGTGGAGTGCCGGCAGCTCGACGCGGGATTCGCGGTCTTCGAGGTCGCCGACAGTGGGCCGGGCATCCCGGAGGAGGACCGCAGGCACGTCTTCGAGCGGTTCTACCGTTCCACCGAGGCGAGGCCGTTGCGCGGATCAGGACTGGGACTGGCGATCGTCAAGCAGGTGGCCGAGCGGCACGGCGGAAGCGTGGCCGCGGGCGAGGCGCCGGAGGGCGGAGCGATGATCTCGATGTATCTGCCCGGCCACGCCGATCCCGAACAGGCCGCTCCGCAGCAGCCCGCACGTCCGGTCTGAGGCGGTCCCGCCGTTCCGCCGGGCCGGACGGTTCCGCCGCGCTGCCCGGTGCGGCTCGCGGACGGCGGGAGCACCCGTGAACCCTCCCGCTGCCGGCGGTCCGGTTTCACGGATCGCTGGACGGGCTGTTTCCCACGTCTGCAGCACACCCGGCGGAGTGGTGCTGGCTTTGTGTGGTTTCTATGCCGCTTCGTGTAGGGTATTGTTGGTTTGTGTTTACTTGACGAGTAAAGTTCGCGTGGTTTCGTGATGACTTCGATCGCGACACTCGCGTCGGATTCGCGGCGAACACGGCGGGGTTGGAGTGGTGATGCTGGCACGTCAGCGTCAGGACATGATACTGGACGAAGTTCGTAGAACCGGCGCTGTGCAGGTGAGCGACCTCGTGCAGCGCCTCGGCGTGTCCGATATGACCATCCGCAGGGATCTCGACGCCTTGGCGGCACGCGGGGCGGTCGAGAAGGTCTACGGCGGCGCCACCTCCGTGCTGGACCGCAGCACCGACGAGCCCGGTTTCGAAGCCAAGTCGGTGTACCAACCCGCGGAGAAGGAAGCCATAGCCGAGCGGGCCGCGCGGCTCGTCCGCCCGGGGGCGGCCATCGGGCTCTCGGCGGGCACCACCACTTGGACACTGGCACGGCACCTCGACGACGTCGCCGATCTGACCGTGGTGACCAATTCCGTGCGCATCGCCGATGTGCTCCAACAACGCGGCCGTGCCGACCGCACCGTGATCCTGACCGGTGGGGTGCGTACCCCATCCGACGCGCTCGTCGGTCCGGTGGCCGTGCGCGCGCTGCACTCGCTGCACCTGGATCTGGTCTTCCTGGGGGTGCACGGGATGAGCACCCGCGCCGGTTTCACCACACCCAATCTCGACGAGAGCGAGACCAACCGCGCGCTCGCGCGGGCGGCCAACCGGCTGGTCGTGATAGCGGATCACGCCAAGTGGTCCACGGTCGGTATTTCCACCATCGTCGGCCTCGAGGAGGCCGACGTGCTGATCAGTGATGACGGGTTACCCGAGGAAGCGCGTCGGGTGCTCGGGGAGCGGATCGCGGAGCTGTCGATCGCTCCCGTCTCCGGTGAGCGGGGCGAATCGGCCGATTCCACGTATGAGGACACTATGCGGGCGGAGAGTGAGCAGTGAGGCGAACCGCGCGGCAGCTGGCCGACGGGCGGGAAATCATCTACTTCGACTCGGAGGCCACGGCGCCGGAACGAACCGCCGAGGACCTCCGCGAGCTCGACGGGCCACCCACGGCACCGGAGATGCGGCGTGACCCGTTGACCGGCGAGTGGATCGCCATGGCCGCACATCGGCAGAGCCGCACCTACAAGCCGCCGGCTGATCTTTGCCCGTTGTGTCCCAGCGAGCCGGGCAACCCCAGTGAGATCCCGGAGAGCGACTACGAGGTCGCCGTGTTCGAGAACCGGTTCCCATCGTTCGCGGCGCCCGAGGAACCGCCCGCTTTTTCCGGCCCCGGAGTGCTGGACACGGATCCACTGGTCCGACGGGCTCCGGCCAGTGGCAGGTGTGAGGTCGTGTGTTTCACGTCCGAGCACCGCAGCTCGTTCGCCGCGTTGACCCCACGACACGCACGCACCGTCGTGGACGCCTGGGCCGACCGCACGGCCGAACTCGCCGAGGTGGACGGGGTGGAACAGGTGTTCTGCTTCGAGAACCGGGGCGAGGAGATCGGGGTGACGCTGCATCATCCGCACGGCCAGATCTACGGGTATCCCTTCGTCACCCCCAAGACCGGCCAGCTGCTGCGAAACGCCGAGGAACACCACCGAACCCACGGCAGCCACCTGCTCGGTGACGTGCTCGCCGCCGAGCGTTCCTCCGGGCAACGCGTGATCCGCGAATCCGAGCACTGGACGGTGTTCGTGCCACCGGCCGCCCGTTGGCCCGTGGAGCTCATGGTCGTCCCACACCGTCGGGCTCCCGACCTGGCCGCCCTCACCGCCGAGGAACGCGACGATCTCGCTGAGGTCTATCTCGACGCGCTGCGCAGACTGGACCGTCTCTACGGGAGGCCGCTGCCCTACATCGCGGCATGGCAGCAGGCGCCCGTTCGATTCGGCAGGGAACTGTCCTGGCTGCACCTG
This portion of the Actinopolyspora lacussalsi genome encodes:
- a CDS encoding hypothetical protein (product_source=Hypo-rule applied; superfamily=53756), coding for MSVTDGPERSGENGSFRLPSDTIRAWSREPGAGSREPGAGSREPGAGSREPGAGSREPGAGSREPWGTVPVRRRVLGVVRNLTALDRLGDVLPVLADDFRVETRFTRAEGSAFDTDLSDHFRRAGMRVVPWQRASAAEFDLAISPSGNGALHELDIPVLTLSHGAGHHKHRPAATGFTSEVAGLSRDQLLRDGEPVPAAVCLTHQDQLSLLGRHNPRLRERAGVVGDPCFDRLRASLPARERYRNALGIGDRELVVLTSTWGERALFARRPELAAELVGALPAETHTIALVLHPNVWDLHGPWQIEQWTRRARDAGLVLVPPERGWKATLVAADTVVADHGSLGLYAAALGKRLLLGSFGAREIIANTPRYELGKRARHLTGTAELKEQITAATPVPGHEKLAADTFANHDRAAGELRRVVYELLDLPEPSWRATAPPVDPFVPE
- a CDS encoding hypothetical protein (product_source=Hypo-rule applied), which encodes MSTSGIDLDSNGEPGVSLGNIRDSFFTVTYQTL
- a CDS encoding tetratricopeptide (TPR) repeat protein (product_source=COG0457; cath_funfam=1.25.40.10,3.40.50.300; cog=COG0457; pfam=PF00931,PF13374; smart=SM00028; superfamily=48452,52540) gives rise to the protein MTNEYHGDARSVTQAGRVDRFEQHLHFHGTDARPPERPMSIPAEPTLLVDRRDEHRTLYSVLERSSAANDSSDSGSGALLIALCGLSGIGKSTLARSFAWQVHERFEDGFCYTDWHGHPVSGSAELARSCLRKLGTAEHELPAADRDALQLLRDRTRGRRMGFVFDGLVHPRQLLDLRLAAPETMILFTSQHAASEFSSDGVSSIDLEPLSRDHAIELLARITGTDPAATDPDVGRLVELCGYTPLALEFVGRKIRRLKHWTPRRAADWLAGSAHRGDMLRDNPEVRDTLELAVTDLPAEQAELYRLLGAIPCRTFDTATVAELLDADPADAEDLLYELHAANLVLESEPGRFHLHDLVRIHAIEHAEKLGPGDSERAHHRLVTRYRRMGAHADRAVMEPSRLRVAGDEHLVTSEENPFTKPTALRWLETEFANIVALVHHASGRGDHETVLALCDGALWTLHNHHKHYEGTLRAFELAIGAADGRDDPLAGARMRILRTRLLMECRRFTEAHEQALEAREKAVSTGHRQVLASAYEFHGRVYLEQERYEPALELFRSAWEISERLGKPRGMALVEHFAARAHSGLGDQRKALEYLESAAARLADFPNDRRTSAKVKLTTGVVLRRMGRYRQAVEQLERAVVELSSHRSDEDDEKLLFELAAPFEEMAASLREIGERDRAEKCLREAVAIYERAGSPRAERLRAGTG
- a CDS encoding two-component system response regulator MprA (product_source=KO:K07669; cath_funfam=1.10.10.10,3.40.50.2300; cog=COG0745; ko=KO:K07669; pfam=PF00072,PF00486; smart=SM00448; superfamily=52172), producing the protein MRILVVDDDRAVRESLRRSLEFNGYQVELASDGQQALDSLTAARPDAMVLDVMMPKVDGLEVARRLRGTGDDLPILVLTAREAVSDRVAGLDAGADDYLPKPFALEELLARLRALLRRASPPDPEEGIPESLRFADLELDPGTREVRRGSRAISLTRTEFALLELLMAHPKQVLTRSRLLEDVWGYDFPTTGNALEVYVGYLRRKTEASGEPRLIHTVRGVGYVLRESPP
- a CDS encoding hypothetical protein (product_source=Hypo-rule applied; cath_funfam=1.10.260.40; pfam=PF13359,PF13613; superfamily=47413); amino-acid sequence: MFMALVVTLEFCRTNLTQKQLAAFRNTSQSTISRVVRRIEPVLADTLDEAHATLEEFHGRVALVDGVLIPTGNRRDQKKLYSGKHRRYGVRLQLSTGLRGKLLACSEIFPGGSHDFTVFRSSSLHETLNHANTIGDLGCLG
- a CDS encoding diguanylate cyclase (GGDEF)-like protein (product_source=TIGR00254; cath_funfam=1.25.40.10,3.30.70.270; cog=COG2199; pfam=PF00990; smart=SM00267; superfamily=48452,55073; tigrfam=TIGR00254); the encoded protein is MEQDDPLLAGRIPEQDRQVRLLLDSGLIEQCEAAFDDSVASAPNLVGSEWNRPIVLVNRAILAWRLGRISLALELAADAWTELDAEKHRDAETAHALSMLGYLLEGHSAPALELLSRAVRIAREVGDPATLAHCLLREGATLASRVVVSGVSVERYLSDSLVRFDEVFRLGTQGAVHRRALASSGRVLVALEEIDDAQRRATSALAEAEEASDMYAQSIANWTLAEVRRRQNLLDQARTLASRALYQAETIRETMLINRISTDLSSMCQRLGDHVGEATALRRAVRAANETIQVLQEGLGQALEQRRIAVHAQRKANAAEAAALRDPLTGLANRLGLERYAPALLERSASQGGIPWLLLLDVDWFKDVNDGAGHSMGDAALREVASLLRAECRAEDLICRWAGDEFVVVLAAYSGDSRTAGPVVAERIRAAVDGHDWRQVLGEVEQPPTVSIGAAAGPARLDELFTAADVALYRAKHGGRNRVEVDGPECREPLPAE
- a CDS encoding 5,6-dimethylbenzimidazole synthase (product_source=KO:K04719; cath_funfam=3.40.109.10; cog=COG0778; ko=KO:K04719; pfam=PF00881; superfamily=55469; tigrfam=TIGR02476) — protein: MTTADRSGRSESRQPVSDLYDVINRRRDVRSEFTGETLDPDVLYRVLGAAHSAPSVGLSQPWDFVLVRDEATRRAFREHVLAERSVFASELSGERAQTFSKIKVEGIVESSLGIAVTYDPERGSPDVLGRHAIADAGLYSVCLAIQNLWLAATAEGLGVGWVSFYREEFLRRLLDIPSGVRPVAWLCVGPVRELAETPDLERHGWRSRLRLEDVVHDGKYRHDFTR